The Thunnus albacares chromosome 11, fThuAlb1.1, whole genome shotgun sequence genome contains a region encoding:
- the fzd5 gene encoding frizzled-5, with the protein MIYMASMVRHALPRPLVLLLLFWCPGLTLGASKDLVCEPITVPMCRGIGYNLTYMPNQFNHDTQEEVGLEVHQFWPLVRIRCSPDLLFFLCSMYTPICLPDYRKPLPPCRSVCERAKRGCSPLMSQYGFEWPERMNCEQLPKLGDEALCMDQNSSETTTLAPPFPKPTPKGRTRPPSAPQCDRECRCRDPLVPIKRESHSLYGRVHTGPLLNCAQPCHQPYFSADERAFTSFWVGLWSVLCFISTLTTVATFLIDMERFKYPERPIIFLAACYLFVSLGYIIRLVAGHERVACGASSSSVGGDQLHILYDTTGPALCTLVFLLVYFFGMASSIWWVVLSFTWFLAAGMKWGSEAIAGYSQYFHFAAWLIPSIKSIVVLALSAVDGDPVAGICYVGNQSLENLRGFVLAPLVVYLFTGTLFLLAGFVSLFRIRSIIKQGGTKTDKLERLMIRIGLFTVLYTVPATIVVACLVYEQHYRPGWERALACSCLSDRQRSGLGPDYAVFMLKYFMYLVVGITSGVWIWSGKTLESWRRFVARCCPCWPQKATAPPSMYSEASTALTGHTGSGLTPGIYHKAAPSHI; encoded by the coding sequence ATGATCTATATGGCATCTATGGTGAGGCACGCGCTCCCGCGGCCCctcgtgctgctgctgctgttctggtGTCCTGGTCTCACGTTAGGAGCCTCCAAGGATCTGGTCTGTGAGCCAATCACTGTGCCCATGTGCAGAGGCATCGGCTACAACCTGACCTACATGCCCAACCAGTTCAACCACGACACCCAGGAGGAGGTGGGGCTGGAGGTCCACCAGTTCTGGCCCCTGGTCCGGATCCGCTGCTCTCCAGACCTGCTCTTCTTCCTGTGCAGCATGTACACCCCAATCTGCCTGCCTGATTACCGCAAGCCTCTGCCTCCCTGCCGCTCAGTGTGTGAGAGGGCCAAACGCGGCTGCTCCCCTCTGATGAGCCAGTACGGCTTCGAGTGGCCAGAGAGGATGAACTGCGAGCAGCTGCCCAAGCTGGGCGACGAGGCCCTGTGCATGGACCAGAACAGCAGCGAGACCACTACCCTGGCTCCTCCGTTCCCCAAGCCCACCCCTAAAGGCCGGACCAGACCCCCCAGCGCCCCTCAGTGTGACAGGGAGTGTCGCTGTCGAGACCCCCTGGTCCCCATCAAGagggagtcccactctctgtACGGCCGGGTCCACACCGGCCCTCTGCTCAACTGTGCCCAGCCCTGCCACCAGCCCTACTTCTCAGCCGACGAGCGCGCCTTCACCAGCTTCTGGGTGGGGCTTTGGTCAGTGTTGTGCTTCATTTCCACCCTGACCACTGTCGCCACTTTCCTTATTGACATGGAGCGCTTCAAGTACCCAGAAAGGCCCATCATCTTCTTGGCTGCCTGCTACCTCTTCGTCTCTTTGGGTTACATCATCCGGTTGGTGGCAGGTCATGAGCGGGTAGCGTGTGgcgccagcagcagcagtgttggtGGTGACCAGCTGCACATCCTTTACGACACCACTGGCCCCGCTCTCTGCACCCTTGTCTTCTTGTTGGTGTATTTCTTTGGCATGGCCAGCTCCATCTGGTGGGTGGTGCTGTCCTTCACCTGGTTCCTGGCTGCAGGGATGAAGTGGGGCAGCGAGGCCATCGCAGGATATTCCCAGTATTTCCACTTTGCTGCCTGGCTCATCCCCAGCATCAAGTCCATTGTGGTTCTGGCTCTCAGCGCTGTGGACGGGGACCCTGTAGCTGGAATCTGCTACGTGGGGAACCAGAGCCTGGAGAATCTGAGGGGATTCGTACTCGCTCCTCTCGTGGTTTACCTCTTCACCGGCACACTTTTCTTACTCGCCGGCTTCGTTTCGCTCTTCCGCATCAGAAGCATCATCAAGCAAGGTGGCACCAAGACGGACAAACTGGAGCGTCTGATGATTCGCATTGGACTCTTCACGGTGCTGTACACCGTGCCCGCCACCATCGTGGTGGCCTGCCTGGTGTATGAGCAGCACTACCGGCCTGGCTGGGAGCGAGCCTTGGCCTGCTCCTGCCTGTCTGACCGCCAGCGCTCAGGACTGGGTCCAGATTACGCTGTCTTCATGCTCAAGTACTTCATGTACTTGGTGGTGGGCATCACCTCAGGAGTCTGGATCTGGTCAGGAAAAACCCTGGAATCCTGGAGGAGGTTTGTGGCTCGCTGCTGCCCCTGCTGGCCACAGAAAGCCACTGCTCCACCCTCCATGTACAGCGAGGCCAGTACTGCTCTAACTGGACATACTGGAAGTGGACTGACGCCAGGGATCTACCACAAAGCTGCTCCGTCTCATATATGA